The Bombus pascuorum chromosome 11, iyBomPasc1.1, whole genome shotgun sequence genome has a window encoding:
- the LOC132912112 gene encoding chymotrypsin inhibitor-like, with protein MTRAVVLLLLVVAVAYSSAYPQGSEVNQECGPNEEFNSCGSACVDTCEKPASPICTMKCVIGCQCKPGFVRNKENKCVLTRNC; from the exons ATGACTCGTGCAGTAGTTCTTCTCCTACTCGTCGTAGCTGTCGCGTACAGCA GCGCGTATCCTCAAGGGTCGGAGGTTAATCAGGAATGCGGTCCAAACGAGGAGTTCAATTCTTGTGGATCCGCGTGTGTGGACACCTGTGAGAAACCAGCATCGCCTATCTGCACTATG AAATGCGTAATCGGTTGCCAGTGTAAACCAGGTTTCGTAAGGAACAAGGAGAACAAGTGTGTGCTCACTCgcaattgttaa
- the LOC132911783 gene encoding chymotrypsin inhibitor-like, with protein MSRVMVLLLFVVVVYVSSINAGIICPPNQVFKLCGTACEPRCGIPQQPNCISKCVTDCQCIDGYLKNSLNECVLPDEC; from the exons ATGTCTCGTGTTATGGTTCTTCTCTTATTCGTCGTCGTTGTTTACGTCAGCT CGATCAACGCTGGCATAATCTGTCCACCTAACCAGGTGTTCAAACTTTGCGGTACTGCGTGCGAGCCTCGATGTGGAATACCCCAACAACCAAACTGTATCAGC aaATGCGTGACGGATTGTCAATGCATAGACGGATACTTGAAGAATTCGCTGAACGAATGCGTGTTGCCGGACGAATGTTGA